GGCGATCGGTCGTCGGATACATGTGTCTTGCTGGTCCTGTAACGGATTGTATCTATTTATATCTAGTGATCTAGCTCTCTTCTAGTGGAGGTTCCTGATTTTGGCCCCACATCGTGACGATACTCACAGAGGAAATCCCAGACCATCCAACCTTAGCCTCGTGCTACGAAGCCGCTGCTCAATTGCGACCGGTTTATCATCATCTAGTGGGAATGCTCATCAGATGCGCCTGGCAGCATCATAAGTTTCCGTTGCCTTCTTAAACGACTCTGTTGGTTTCGTGCTTCGTCAGCGTGCGTTATCCTTTGATACCTTCAACTGTGCCCTGCGGGTGTTACTCCATATCAAGCTGAGACGgtaaagagagaaaaagaaagagagagaggaagataGAGGAGAGATATGAAATGTTGAGCGCGGATGCCTTTAAGGAATTTCCCTCCACAGCACTGATTTATCACTTTGGTTCACGATCGTTCTCCTCACTCTCTTcgcttccgcttttccgcttgactctcgttttctttgtccggtctctctctctctctgtctctataTTTAATGTTGTCTCTCGCCACTGACGGAACAGCTGCGGTTGCCGCTTCAGTGCGGCCCAGAAGTTTCTTGCTGAacggtgtgtgtttcgttGTCTTCCAGTCATTCATTCAGTCAGCCAATTACCGTAGTACACCCTGCGGTGAATGGCGCCAACTCGGATAAAAGGCCAATTAAATCGAACGATCGCTACGAACGCCCAAAAAGAGTTCCAAACCTCCTACTAGGAAATAGACACGGTATGTGAATGGGCCTTCCAGACATTCTTTCACGCGATGCACTTCGGAGCTCCTTAATTCGCTTCCTCACCTGTTTCTCGACTGcgattgtttctcttttttatggtcggtgtgtgttggtgccccGAAAAAGAAAGTGTTGCCGGCCGTGGAAATCTTCACCCACTGACTTAAGCCGGTTAGCATCCGGCAGCCGCCCGGTTTGGTGAACGTGGAAGACATCGGAAACACACAGCTTGCTGTAAACGTTCCGGTTTCTTGTCGACTGATTCTGCGCTGGTGCACGGGCAAAAAACAGTGAATCGAgtatttttttgtgtgtgactGTTTGGCGTGGAGCTATTGCTTCCGCTTTAAACGGATGGCGGATGAATGATGTTTCGCTCTTTCGCTGCACGCGCCTCTACGGTTGGCGTTTGGTATGCCTTTTTGttatccggtccggtggctaACTCATGCTAATgcgtgccgctgctgccatcCAAAAGATGCGGCTCCCAAAAGGGTTGAGGCGCGGCGACAAGGAtcctggtgttggtggttAATTTATGCGAATTGCAAACGTTCGCGTGTGCGAGAGTTTGTTCAGAGAGTGTTTAGCACTCTGTTCGAGTGTGCTCTTTAATCGATCAACCGCAACCGATAGTAGCTTGATCACTGTTGTGGTTCGGGGCTTCACTCAGCTGTCACTTGACTTGACATCTTCCCGGCATCTGATCGTTCCGCGTGGCCCCGTCGCGTTTGTTGCGAatgggttttcgtttttatgaCCACAACCCTAGACCGAGCTGCCGAGGGATTCTCGAGAATccccgagcgagagaaaattaCGCCATCGACGACGAGAACCGCAAGCAGTTCGATGCCAACTTTGACATCTTGCTCGCCAAAATCGTAGCAGAGCTACGGCTACGTTGCTCTCTAGAGAAGCAAAGCAGTGAAACTCGAAACCCGATCGACGCTAGCCTATGTTTAAACCATGTGCGCGCTGATACAATCAAACGCTCCCCGACTTTCTTCATAGCCTGGTTGGTAGCGCGTTTCAATCGTATCGTATCGGTTTGGTATCGCGGGTTTCGAATCCCCATCGTGCTATAAtatatctctctctttctttctctcgtttctgttccgtttctcGGTTGTGGCCGTCAGCGCGCACTGGAAAACCTATCGTGCGAAGTCGCCAACCAGCCACGGGGATAACAACACGCAGCAATCACCTGTTTTGTGGCTTTGTGTCGTCCGCGGCCTGTGTGCGGTGGTTAACTCGCGGAATAGTTGAAGGAAAAAGTAGCATGAGCAGCTCTCTAGTACTCGCCTGTGTGTTTTTGGTGCCAGGAAGCAGATGAACCATACTGTGTATTGTGAGCCGGTTCgttcaatcaaacaaaccatcaTAAACTGCTACTTGCCCCTTAACCACCCCTCAGGCGGCTCAGATCAGAGCACGGCGTTCGTTTTCGCCGATAGTATTTGCCAATTGTTTTCCGATGGTCCCCCTCTACACATTGCTTACGCGTGGCTATTCACTTTGTTCGTTCTATTTTAGGTTGCGTTTTGTTGAGTATTGACCAATacttggtttgttttttttgttgttggtatCTTACAGTGAGCTTGCGGTATCGAAGGAGAACACGAAACACCGTGAAACGGATCGCAAACACGTGCCAATGTTAGCGGTGCACCGAGGTTACCACCATTCGCTGTGCACATGTTGCCGTAACCGCACGTCGGGACTAATTAGGCGAGGATTGTAAAATCTTGCCGAGCCGAATACGAATGTGCAGCGATCAACCTCTAGTACCTAGTGAACGACGATTCAAACGACAGTTCAAACCAACGGTGGCTTACCCGTTCACCTGGTGGTGTTTCCTACAGCGAGTGTGTGCACGAGGTTCCACTCCAGcaatcaaacgaaatcaaaacgtcaaacaaaCTCGCCAACCTGAGACCGAAAAGTACCGATCGCACGCTGTTCCGGGTGGTGTACGAAAGGGGTGAGTAATGAAGACGACCATTCACTGTTTGTCtccttgtttttatttgtagaACGCCTCTAGTAGTTTGAACGGGCATCGGCAGCATGGCGATGGTGTTGGTATGCTTGTTGGCTACGAAACTGATGTCTCTATCGCTTTTTTCTGACACATCACCACGATAAGAAGCAACACATACACGGAGGCACGCACCTGAGCGTGTGCGGGGACTCTCGGGCACTATCGAGCCCAGGAATATTGAATTAATTGTCCGTCACGTTCGGTACTCCGATCTTTGTTTGTCGCACAGTATGATGTGCAGCATGTGGCGGGCAATCGTTTCAGTTCGACCATTGGTAGCAAGCGCCAACGTAAGCGATTGCTTATCTAGCGGTATCTAGCCCACGGGCGGGCGAAGTCGGCGAAGCGCagcaaacaataataatgggCCACGTTAACGATGGCCATCGTATGTCAATTGATTTCTATCTCAAGTAAAAGTAACTACAAACACCATCGCTCTGACCGCCCATCAAAGTCCAGTGATGGTTGGTCACTTTGCTATCGTAAGCGCCACATCCCCTAGAGATATCTCGTCGGGTGTGCTGTGAAGTGGTTTGCCTGCCTGCTGACCGTTTTCACGTTTCCTATCGCTCCAGGCTCAGCATAAAGTACAGAACGACAGGGTTGCACATCGCAATTTCGATTGCTGCAACCGAAGCAGATAGCAGACCAAGATTCCCCTGCGTATGTAAAAGTGCTTAGCGCATAATTGTGAAGAGCAGTAGGAACTGCATACGTCGTGAGAAGTTGATTTGGGTATCGTATCAAGTAACATACGTTGCTTGTTGCTTCAAGCATCGCACTGTGCTGGATTGCAAAGTTTTAGCCTTCCTAGGTCGGCACGTGTTCCGTTTTGCGGTTAGTCGTGTCAGAGAAAAGGGTTTAGGCGATACGAAGCGTAAAAAGGAGGTTATTCTGATTCCTTCATTTACAGTCATTTTGTGAGGGTACAACAAAGAAAATCACGGTGATCTAATTGAGGTCAAAATTAAACCGATCGTAATActtggcgacggtggcgagcACAGAAAATATTGCCCTTGCAAAAGACGACCCGGTCTGACAATTGTGACCCAGGGGGTTACAGCGATTGACAGCGATCTCTACTGCACTTGTGTTCATGATGGCGAAAGCTGATATTTATGtcgttaatttttattttataaactTCTAATCCTGATTGTGTTTCGTCCGTAGACCATTTGTCTgcgctgcaccgattaatcggtttcgaagcgaaatacgtcagttcgaaccctgacgGTGCGTCAGCCTGAGTGTAACACTTTAAGGTGGAACTTGATACGGCTCTCGACGTTCTATTAATGATAATTAATTATACCATTCAATTGGTATCTGGCCGACTATTCCGACTAGGGAAAAGTGAGGGTACAATCCTTCGTTTCGTCATAAATATCTTGCACTATCAtgattaatttcttttctttctcctgctttgttgcttctgctgcaaTACAGTGGAGGAGTATTCCATGTGAGTGATTGTTCGTGTTTGTACTATTGATCGTAATCGACAGTATGTTGCGTATTCCCACCGACATGTTTAGCAGAGTTATTCTTAATTGTTCTGCTCGCAATTTGTAGGATCCACAAAAGCGCCTCAAATCAATGATCATCAATTGTCGTAGACTGCTGGTTTTTGTCTAGCCGCACATCGCAACAACGGCTCAACATCGAACCGAAAGTCTGTGAACGTTGTCGCTGTTTTGCATGGTGTGTATAATACTTTGCTCTGGACTAGGTTCGATCACGGGATCCGAATCCGTTAATTGATTTGACGAGGGACAGGCGATGCTGTGCCGTTGCGATCTGGTTGCTTGATCAATTATTATCACTTTGGCTCAACACGTTAAAGGCCATCTATCGTCATTTGTCGTTTGTCAGCTGTAGCTGTAACAACGTGGCAGTGATTCCTGTTGAGCATTCTAATACTCACTGGCTTACGGTTGGTTTAGCAGTTAGCGTTCTTTGGCGTTGCTTCGTGCGTCACACTGGCTGGATTGGAAACTATTTGGACAGTGACATTTAAATACATTAATTAGAACGTTGTAGGGAGACAAATAGAGATCGGGAGATTGGCCATTGAAGCCCAGTGCCGTCGTATCGTGGAGGCTCTATTCTTTCATAGTCTCATCAGGTTTGTGTAAGGTTCCATGAGagattcggtttcggtcgtgCGTGAATGAGGCTTGAAATCATCAACATGTGGAATTAAGAAACTTTCAAACGTATGGTGGAACGTGTGGAACCGATTTTAAATGTAgcattgtttctttttcattaTAGATGCCGTATAGTTTAAACTAGACAACCGgtgagataaaaaaaacggtgtagGTGAAGGGTTCATCACGTACCATAATGCAGAGTGGTGGTATGGAGAAACTGAGAGCGGCAAAGAAGGTGGCCCCTGATGGAGGTTGGGGATGGATGGCCACTTTCGGTGTTAGTATGCTGAATGTAAGTATTCACAACTCGTTTCAAGCAGCATTGTTGTCGTCCCACGTGCCCACGATTCGGTAGGCCTATCGCTTACTGACGATCGAGAATTGTATGAATGCAATCTTTTCAGAGCTTGCAACGCGGCATGTAGATAGAATAGTATAGATAATTGCATACGTTGAGGTGCCCTTAGGGAGTGGAAATTTTTCTATTGGTTACACTTTGTTTTTTACAATACCTGACTGTTTCTATAGGGGGAAAGATATTCCTCATAttacaattttccatttttgatttCGTTACTTGTTGATGCATAATCTttaatttgtgattttttcatattttcgtTTCTGCCTCATGGTTGGTGACGGCTGTAGTTAGCCACGCGTTCGATCGAACAATCGTTCGGGCTACTGTTTGGCGATTTACTGAACGACCTGCAGGTTGGAACGACCGGGgcttccatcatcatcagtacGCTCGATGTAATGATGAACTTTTCCGGTCTGTTCGTGGGCCCGCTGCTGAAGGAGTTCTCCTACCGGAAGGTCGCACTTGCCGGTTCGCTGCTCTGTTGCTTCGGCCTAGCGCTTACGTCGCCTGCCACCAGTATGGCACACATCTTAGCCACGTATAGTGTGATCAATGGTAAGAGTGTGACGTATGaggttgtttctgttttgagGCCGAGTTCGCTTTTCTCACCATCTTACTCTCGCAGGCATTGGTGTGGGGCTGGCAACATCTGCCGCATTCGTTGCCCTCAATCACTACTTTGCAAAGAAGCGGGGCCAAGCGGTCGGGCTGTCGATGGCGGGCACGGCGCTCGGAATGCTTATCTTGCCGCAGCTGGTGCGCATCCTGCTCGAACTGTACGGCTTTCGTGGCGCGGTGCTCATACTGAGCGGGTTAGCACTGAATGCGGTACTCGGCGCGATGTTGCTACAGCCGGCCAAGTGGCACATGAAGGAGGAAGAGGTGGACATCGAGATGGTGGAGAAGGCCCCGGCGATGGGCATCATCTTGGAGCAGGAGGACGGTGACAATGACTCGCTGCCGGAGATCAAAACGTTGCTGTTTCCACGCAGCGCCAGAAGCGAACCGAGGCAGTCAGTGGGTGGTATTGGTGCAGGAATTCCGGAACGAATGTCGACCGTCAGAATTGGGGGTGCGTCCGACAGCGCTGATGCTCCGCCGTCACCAGGGTTGCCTCTACTCGGAGGACCCATGCTACCGAAACGGCCTACCTTCCCGCGCGTGAACTCGTCGCTAAGTCCCAATTTTCCGCGCATCGCCTCGACCGCCAGCATGAGTTTGGCCCTGCGCAGGCGCCGTGAGTCCGTT
Above is a genomic segment from Anopheles bellator chromosome X, idAnoBellAS_SP24_06.2, whole genome shotgun sequence containing:
- the LOC131213308 gene encoding uncharacterized protein LOC131213308, which codes for MQSGGMEKLRAAKKVAPDGGWGWMATFGVSMLNLATRSIEQSFGLLFGDLLNDLQVGTTGASIIISTLDVMMNFSGLFVGPLLKEFSYRKVALAGSLLCCFGLALTSPATSMAHILATYSVINGIGVGLATSAAFVALNHYFAKKRGQAVGLSMAGTALGMLILPQLVRILLELYGFRGAVLILSGLALNAVLGAMLLQPAKWHMKEEEVDIEMVEKAPAMGIILEQEDGDNDSLPEIKTLLFPRSARSEPRQSVGGIGAGIPERMSTVRIGGASDSADAPPSPGLPLLGGPMLPKRPTFPRVNSSLSPNFPRIASTASMSLALRRRRESVVSQLSILDFTGSGSCLHIHVDTGDADAEDVDYQIIRRVNTDAGMNTSFFRSPSRVSKRMETVKSELGLEMVKPEKVSFLQRFTTQMDPGLLQDGTYLNILFGLSIFYVAEMNFKLVTPFFMASLGFTKSEIATVLSVSALTDIVARIIVPPIGDKLKIRKRHMFMVANVFVAILRSIVAHQQTYAQVMVWLSVTGFFRGLALANFTLCVSEYSSLEKLPAAFGWHMVGKALFVIVFGPLIGAIRDWTDSYPACIHSQSFCIFLCITAWSVELLIKRFRTKKIGEAIPTGI